A region of Plantactinospora sp. BC1 DNA encodes the following proteins:
- a CDS encoding YcxB family protein, with translation MARQVVARLPVAWYADRTFRLTDDELAWHSAQARTALSWDLVARARSCPFGFVLWQAGGLTCWDIPRAGLTDGQADELTRFLIDRGLLPGETGGGPTPALAVDGRRADGA, from the coding sequence ATGGCCCGCCAGGTGGTGGCCCGGTTGCCCGTGGCCTGGTACGCGGATCGGACCTTCCGGTTGACCGACGACGAGTTGGCCTGGCACTCGGCGCAGGCGCGGACGGCGCTGAGCTGGGACCTGGTCGCGCGGGCCCGGAGCTGTCCCTTCGGCTTCGTGCTCTGGCAGGCCGGTGGCCTGACGTGTTGGGACATTCCACGGGCTGGCCTGACCGACGGGCAGGCCGACGAGCTGACCCGCTTCCTGATCGACCGGGGGCTGCTCCCGGGTGAGACGGGCGGCGGGCCGACGCCGGCCCTCGCTGTCGACGGTCGTCGGGCCGACGGGGCGTGA
- a CDS encoding DUF397 domain-containing protein, translated as MELNGALWRKSSRSNGHGGECVEVAGNLPGVVGVRDSKDPAGPVLTFAPPAWRSFVRTLRAR; from the coding sequence ATGGAACTGAACGGTGCTCTCTGGCGCAAGAGCAGCCGCAGCAACGGCCACGGCGGCGAGTGCGTGGAGGTGGCGGGAAACCTGCCGGGCGTGGTCGGGGTGCGGGACAGCAAGGACCCGGCCGGCCCGGTGTTGACCTTCGCGCCGCCGGCCTGGCGCTCCTTTGTGCGTACCCTCAGGGCTCGCTGA
- a CDS encoding helix-turn-helix transcriptional regulator, giving the protein MAEAGTPTTLGLFAGELRRFRGVAGLSQDGLAHRINFSSALVAKIELCQRRPTREFAKRCDGVLDTGGLLERIQAVLGPGPVMPWFRHWVIAEQEATDIRCFQLSVIPGLLQTEAYARALLASGGLLTAEQVEEQVATRLARQEILSRPDPPMFTAVLDERVLHQPVGGAEVMRDQLRHIVKLCAEQPRVRIQVVPTSVGAYAGLNGPFVIVTHPGGDDVAYLDDQLDGRFVERAGDVKTVQQLWDSVRAEALSHQQSIEMIREVAESWN; this is encoded by the coding sequence GTGGCCGAAGCTGGCACACCCACGACACTCGGTCTGTTCGCCGGAGAGTTACGCCGATTTCGCGGCGTGGCCGGGCTCTCCCAGGACGGCCTGGCACACCGGATCAATTTCTCCTCCGCGCTGGTGGCGAAGATCGAGCTGTGTCAGCGCCGCCCGACGCGGGAGTTCGCCAAGCGCTGCGACGGCGTGCTCGACACCGGTGGCCTGCTGGAACGCATCCAGGCCGTGCTCGGCCCGGGGCCGGTGATGCCGTGGTTCCGGCACTGGGTAATCGCCGAACAGGAGGCCACCGACATCCGCTGCTTCCAACTGTCGGTGATTCCGGGGTTGTTGCAGACCGAGGCGTACGCCCGGGCGCTGCTGGCCAGCGGCGGTCTGCTCACCGCCGAGCAGGTGGAGGAGCAGGTGGCGACGCGGCTGGCCCGGCAGGAGATCCTGAGCCGGCCCGACCCGCCGATGTTCACCGCCGTGCTGGACGAACGGGTCCTGCACCAGCCGGTCGGCGGCGCCGAGGTGATGCGCGACCAGCTCCGGCACATCGTCAAGCTCTGCGCCGAGCAGCCCCGGGTCCGGATCCAGGTCGTCCCGACCAGCGTCGGCGCGTACGCTGGCCTGAACGGCCCCTTCGTGATCGTGACCCATCCCGGCGGCGACGACGTCGCCTACCTCGACGACCAGCTCGACGGGCGGTTCGTCGAGCGAGCCGGGGACGTCAAGACCGTCCAGCAGCTCTGGGACTCGGTCCGGGCCGAGGCACTGTCCCATCAGCAGTCGATCGAGATGATCCGGGAAGTGGCGGAGTCATGGAACTGA
- a CDS encoding GNAT family N-acetyltransferase gives MTIYETERLVVRDWTLEPDDLARVFDTYSRPEVVRFLGAPIFPLREPADAAETVRRWHARNATFGAGYGIWAAQRREDGLVVGTVMLKPLPGRDETKLTDDIEVGWHLHPDSWGHGYATEAARGAVERGFAAGVPEIYAVVAPGNEASMAVARRIGMASVGRRTDWYGGEELETFRLSRQ, from the coding sequence GTGACGATCTACGAGACCGAGCGGCTGGTGGTCCGCGACTGGACGCTGGAGCCCGATGACCTGGCCCGGGTCTTCGACACGTACTCCCGGCCGGAGGTGGTGCGGTTCCTCGGCGCGCCCATCTTCCCGCTCCGCGAGCCGGCCGACGCCGCCGAGACGGTACGCCGGTGGCACGCCCGCAACGCCACCTTCGGCGCGGGGTACGGCATCTGGGCGGCGCAGCGCCGGGAGGACGGCCTGGTGGTCGGCACGGTGATGTTGAAGCCGTTGCCCGGACGCGACGAGACGAAGCTGACCGACGACATCGAGGTCGGCTGGCACCTGCACCCCGACTCGTGGGGGCACGGCTACGCCACCGAGGCGGCCCGGGGCGCGGTCGAGCGGGGCTTCGCCGCCGGGGTGCCGGAGATCTACGCCGTGGTGGCCCCCGGCAACGAGGCGTCGATGGCGGTCGCCCGGCGGATCGGCATGGCCTCGGTCGGCCGGCGCACCGACTGGTACGGCGGCGAGGAGTTGGAGACCTTTCGGCTCAGCCGCCAATGA
- a CDS encoding metallophosphoesterase codes for MSIIAHISDTHFDGSERALARSRRIMAYLRGCDVDVILVTGDLTDNGDVKEYEQVKTELVADVPVLLLPGNHDDRAAYRKVLLDDDGTAPINQLHRAGGMSFALCDSTIPGQHEGLLAPETLDWLQGVLAEAEEPVFICLHHHPIRLNHPLLDSIRLRNPEELAAVVSASSTATAVLCGHAHAAATGTFAGLPLIAAPGIFSTTRLPWTTTDELTWSNTFDRDDVPGLVFHVLEDGQLTSHFRSVAA; via the coding sequence ATGTCGATCATCGCACATATCAGCGACACCCACTTCGACGGCAGTGAACGCGCATTGGCTCGCTCTCGGCGGATTATGGCTTACCTGCGCGGTTGTGACGTCGACGTGATCCTGGTGACCGGTGATCTCACAGACAATGGTGATGTCAAAGAATATGAGCAGGTCAAGACCGAACTCGTGGCTGACGTCCCGGTCCTGCTGCTACCCGGCAACCATGACGACCGGGCTGCCTATCGCAAGGTTCTGCTCGACGACGACGGTACGGCGCCAATCAACCAGCTGCACCGAGCGGGCGGTATGTCATTCGCGCTATGTGACTCCACCATTCCCGGGCAGCACGAGGGCCTGCTCGCGCCCGAGACCCTCGATTGGCTGCAAGGCGTCCTCGCCGAAGCCGAGGAGCCGGTCTTCATCTGTCTCCACCACCATCCGATCCGGTTGAACCATCCACTCCTCGACAGCATTCGGCTCCGCAACCCCGAGGAACTCGCCGCGGTGGTGAGCGCATCGTCAACAGCGACCGCGGTCCTGTGCGGACACGCGCACGCCGCCGCTACGGGAACGTTCGCCGGCCTGCCATTGATCGCGGCACCCGGCATCTTCTCCACCACCCGCCTGCCGTGGACCACGACCGACGAGCTCACCTGGTCGAACACTTTCGACCGCGATGACGTTCCTGGCCTGGTGTTCCACGTTCTGGAGGACGGCCAACTGACAAGCCACTTCCGCAGCGTCGCCGCGTGA
- a CDS encoding alpha/beta fold hydrolase: protein MTGMNNGSLHTAEANGILLAYRVAGDPARPPMVLLHGLGDDERDWQDVLPHLAEDHRVYALDLRGHGRSARPGHYSFELMCNDVISFLDVIGIERCVLIGHSMGAVVATLVAQTAAHRLTHLVLEDATPPRPGDLARPPLAAPDEPTPYDFAAVNAVRKQLDDPDPAWWDGTAVVNVPTLIVGGAHSSIPQSLLAATADRMPDATLVTIAAGHYVHQERPAEFLAAVDGFLAARPVK, encoded by the coding sequence ATGACCGGAATGAACAACGGGTCGCTCCATACGGCCGAAGCCAACGGAATCCTTCTGGCATACCGGGTTGCCGGTGACCCGGCTCGCCCGCCGATGGTGCTGCTGCATGGCCTCGGTGACGACGAGCGAGACTGGCAGGATGTACTGCCCCACCTCGCCGAGGACCACCGGGTGTACGCGCTTGACCTTCGGGGTCACGGCCGCAGTGCGCGCCCTGGCCACTATTCGTTCGAGTTGATGTGCAACGACGTGATCAGCTTCCTCGACGTCATCGGCATTGAACGCTGTGTGCTGATCGGCCACTCCATGGGAGCGGTAGTGGCGACCCTCGTGGCTCAGACCGCCGCGCACCGACTCACCCATCTCGTCCTGGAGGACGCGACGCCACCGCGCCCAGGGGATCTGGCGCGTCCTCCGCTGGCTGCGCCGGACGAGCCAACCCCCTACGACTTCGCCGCGGTCAACGCGGTACGCAAGCAACTCGACGACCCTGACCCGGCCTGGTGGGACGGCACCGCGGTCGTCAATGTCCCCACCCTGATAGTTGGCGGGGCGCACAGCAGCATCCCGCAGAGCCTGCTCGCGGCAACGGCGGATCGGATGCCCGACGCCACCCTGGTCACCATCGCTGCTGGCCATTACGTACATCAGGAGCGTCCGGCAGAGTTCCTTGCCGCCGTCGACGGCTTTCTCGCCGCCCGCCCGGTCAAATGA
- a CDS encoding efflux RND transporter permease subunit: MFAWWGRAVVRLRWVVLAAGLVLVAVGATWGTGVFGSLTGGGFEDPGSESVRTQERITAELGNQGADLLVLYSSPTSTVDQPAFRDPVTGTLDRLRQHPEVAAVTSWYETQAPALLSTDRHATYAAVRLRATDPDEQAEAYQKLRPALDAPGVTTEAGGTVAFLAEANEQSKKDITRAETLSLPVLLVLLILIFRGLAAAATPLLVGGLAILGAFVAVRLLGMVTDVSVFAINIITLIGLGMAVDYALFVVSRFREELAAGRSSPEAIRRTMSTAGRTVMVSGLTIATALASLLIFPQSFLRSMGLGGMAAVLVAMLAALTVLPALLAVLGPRINSLAVRLPWQRRRDGADPVGAAGVGGSGAWARLARSVMRRPVLYLLGVLAVLAVLAAPSVRMEAGGFDERVLPADAVPRMVAERIESDFPGGSVGPIEVLVSGASAADTQRFADELTRVSGVTGVQVTANRGDSTLLSLTYPGEPTGPVAERVVRLVRDMPAPPGAEVLVGGRPAFDVDLLESLTSRLPLMALIMASATLVLLFLAFGSVLLPIKAVLMNLVSIGASFGVVVWIFQDGHLADWLDFTPTGFIEPSNPILMLAVLFGLATDYEVFLLSRVREEWDATGDNTASVATGLQHTGRIITAAALLLIVVVAGFATGGVVFVKLIGIGMIVAIVVDATLVRALLVPATMRLLGRWNWWAPAPLARVYRRYGIRESRPTSPAAVPDELGATETAPTRPTTA; encoded by the coding sequence ATGTTCGCGTGGTGGGGTAGGGCGGTGGTCCGACTCCGGTGGGTCGTGCTCGCCGCCGGCCTGGTGCTGGTCGCGGTCGGGGCGACCTGGGGGACCGGGGTCTTCGGCTCGCTGACCGGCGGGGGCTTCGAGGATCCGGGCAGCGAGTCGGTCCGTACCCAGGAGCGGATCACCGCCGAACTCGGCAACCAGGGCGCGGACCTGCTCGTCCTCTACTCCAGCCCGACCAGCACCGTCGACCAGCCGGCGTTCCGGGACCCGGTAACCGGCACCCTCGACCGGCTCCGCCAGCATCCCGAGGTCGCGGCCGTGACGAGCTGGTACGAGACGCAGGCCCCGGCCCTGCTCTCCACGGACCGGCACGCCACCTACGCGGCGGTGCGGCTGCGGGCGACCGACCCGGACGAGCAGGCCGAGGCGTACCAGAAACTGCGGCCGGCCCTGGACGCGCCCGGGGTGACCACCGAGGCCGGCGGCACCGTGGCCTTCCTCGCCGAGGCGAACGAGCAGAGCAAGAAGGACATCACCCGGGCGGAGACGCTCTCCCTGCCGGTGCTGCTGGTACTGCTCATCCTGATCTTCCGTGGCCTGGCCGCCGCCGCGACGCCGCTGCTGGTCGGCGGTCTCGCCATCCTCGGCGCCTTTGTGGCCGTCCGGCTGCTCGGCATGGTCACCGACGTCTCCGTCTTCGCCATCAACATCATCACGCTGATCGGCCTCGGCATGGCCGTCGACTACGCGCTCTTCGTCGTCAGCCGGTTCCGGGAGGAACTCGCCGCCGGCCGTTCGAGCCCCGAGGCGATCCGGCGCACCATGAGTACCGCCGGCCGGACCGTGATGGTCTCCGGGCTCACCATCGCCACCGCCCTGGCCAGTCTGCTGATCTTCCCGCAGTCGTTCCTCCGCTCGATGGGGCTGGGTGGGATGGCCGCCGTCCTGGTCGCCATGCTCGCCGCGTTGACCGTACTGCCCGCGCTGCTCGCGGTACTCGGACCGCGGATCAACTCGCTGGCCGTACGCCTGCCGTGGCAGCGGCGGCGGGACGGAGCCGACCCGGTCGGCGCGGCGGGCGTCGGCGGCTCCGGCGCCTGGGCCCGGCTGGCCCGCAGCGTGATGCGTCGACCGGTGCTCTACCTGCTCGGCGTCCTCGCGGTCCTCGCGGTCCTCGCCGCCCCCTCGGTGCGGATGGAGGCCGGCGGCTTCGACGAGCGGGTACTGCCGGCCGACGCGGTGCCCCGGATGGTGGCCGAGCGGATCGAGTCGGACTTCCCGGGCGGCAGCGTCGGCCCGATCGAGGTACTCGTCTCCGGTGCCTCCGCCGCCGACACGCAGCGCTTCGCCGACGAGCTGACCCGGGTCTCCGGGGTGACCGGGGTGCAGGTAACCGCGAACCGGGGCGATTCCACGCTGCTGTCGCTGACCTATCCCGGCGAACCGACCGGTCCGGTGGCGGAGCGGGTGGTACGGCTGGTCCGGGACATGCCGGCACCGCCCGGCGCGGAGGTACTCGTCGGCGGCCGGCCCGCCTTCGACGTGGACCTGCTGGAGAGTCTCACCTCGCGGCTGCCGTTGATGGCCCTGATCATGGCGTCGGCAACCCTGGTACTGCTCTTCCTCGCCTTCGGGTCGGTGCTGCTGCCGATCAAGGCGGTGCTGATGAACCTGGTCTCGATCGGCGCGTCGTTCGGCGTGGTGGTCTGGATCTTCCAGGACGGGCACCTCGCCGACTGGCTCGACTTCACCCCGACCGGCTTCATCGAACCGAGCAATCCGATCCTGATGCTGGCGGTGCTCTTCGGGCTCGCCACCGACTACGAGGTCTTCCTGCTCTCCCGGGTACGCGAGGAGTGGGACGCCACCGGTGACAACACCGCCTCGGTGGCCACCGGACTCCAGCACACCGGTCGGATCATCACCGCCGCCGCGCTGCTGCTGATCGTCGTGGTCGCCGGCTTCGCCACCGGTGGCGTGGTCTTCGTCAAGCTGATCGGGATCGGGATGATCGTGGCGATCGTGGTCGACGCGACGCTGGTGCGGGCGCTGCTGGTACCGGCCACGATGCGGCTGCTGGGCCGGTGGAACTGGTGGGCGCCGGCTCCGCTGGCCCGGGTCTACCGCCGGTACGGCATCCGCGAGTCACGGCCGACCTCGCCGGCGGCTGTGCCGGATGAACTGGGTGCCACCGAGACGGCCCCGACTCGACCCACCACAGCCTGA
- a CDS encoding NAD(P)/FAD-dependent oxidoreductase, whose translation MTAELPSRADVVIVGAGHNGLVSAILLARAGLDVLVLEGSDTIGGAARTENPFPRVPELRHSTGSYLLGLMPPELIRLLDVRLPVLRRDPHYFLPTPGGPGSPYLLFGADREVTRQQMERFFSRADVAADDAMQAELAALRDDLAPAWLAEPLPVPETADRYIRPALRQVFVDLVRGSVADYLARFDFRSELLVSMYAVTDGLSGLNAGPDDPGTGHNFLAHNMCRLPGAGGTWMIVAGGMGTVSRTFADAARTAGAKLLSGTPVTAITLDGGAVSGVVLDDGRSVATEVVLGAGDPYRLMELVPDGALPAALTERMAAVRRTGTTLKVNLALAGLPDFSCLPEGAPSPFGATIHLLPGSAALLPGSVGSGGSVGSVGSASSAGSVGDAPMAALRGMWADVQAGRLPEEPTIEWYLHTTVDPSLRDAAGHHSSALFVQSVPYAPTGGSWDELLPGYVARLLEICDRYAPGTSELVADAVPLTPPGIEAHFGITGGHIHHVDNTVSFTDRMPYATGVDGLYAGSAGCHPAGSVIGAAGHNAARRILTDLGRVGPAA comes from the coding sequence ATGACCGCCGAGCTACCCTCCCGCGCCGACGTCGTGATCGTCGGCGCCGGCCACAACGGCCTGGTTTCCGCGATCCTGCTGGCCCGGGCCGGCCTCGACGTGCTGGTGCTGGAGGGCTCCGACACGATCGGCGGAGCCGCCCGCACCGAGAACCCGTTCCCCAGGGTCCCGGAGCTGCGGCACTCCACCGGCTCCTACCTGCTCGGCCTGATGCCACCGGAGCTGATCCGGCTGCTCGACGTGAGGCTGCCGGTGCTGCGCCGGGACCCGCACTACTTCCTGCCCACCCCGGGCGGCCCCGGCTCGCCGTACCTGCTCTTCGGCGCCGACCGGGAGGTGACCCGGCAGCAGATGGAACGGTTCTTCTCCCGGGCCGACGTGGCGGCCGACGACGCGATGCAGGCCGAACTCGCCGCGCTCCGCGACGACCTGGCGCCGGCCTGGCTGGCCGAGCCGCTGCCGGTGCCGGAGACCGCCGACCGCTACATCCGGCCCGCGCTGCGCCAGGTCTTCGTCGACCTGGTACGCGGCTCGGTCGCCGACTACCTCGCCCGGTTCGACTTCCGCTCCGAGCTGCTGGTCTCGATGTACGCGGTCACCGACGGCCTCTCCGGGCTGAACGCCGGGCCGGACGACCCGGGTACCGGCCACAACTTCCTGGCGCACAACATGTGCCGGCTCCCCGGGGCGGGCGGCACCTGGATGATCGTGGCCGGCGGCATGGGCACCGTCAGCCGCACCTTCGCCGACGCCGCCCGGACCGCCGGGGCGAAGCTGTTGTCCGGTACCCCGGTCACCGCGATCACCCTGGACGGCGGCGCGGTCAGCGGCGTCGTACTCGACGACGGGCGGAGCGTCGCCACCGAGGTGGTGCTCGGCGCCGGTGACCCGTACCGGCTGATGGAGCTGGTGCCCGACGGCGCGCTGCCGGCCGCGCTCACCGAGCGGATGGCGGCGGTCCGGCGCACCGGCACCACCCTCAAGGTCAACCTGGCGCTCGCCGGGCTACCGGACTTCTCCTGCCTGCCCGAGGGGGCACCGAGCCCGTTCGGCGCCACCATCCACCTGCTGCCCGGCTCGGCGGCGCTGCTGCCCGGCTCGGTCGGCTCTGGCGGCTCGGTCGGCTCGGTCGGCTCTGCCAGCTCGGCCGGCTCGGTCGGCGACGCGCCGATGGCGGCGTTGCGCGGCATGTGGGCGGACGTCCAGGCCGGCCGGCTGCCGGAGGAGCCGACCATCGAGTGGTACCTGCACACCACCGTCGACCCGTCGCTGCGCGACGCGGCCGGGCACCACTCGTCGGCGCTCTTCGTGCAGTCCGTCCCGTACGCCCCGACCGGCGGCTCCTGGGACGAGCTGCTGCCCGGGTACGTGGCCCGGCTGCTGGAGATCTGCGACCGGTACGCCCCCGGCACCAGCGAGCTGGTCGCCGACGCGGTGCCGCTGACCCCGCCCGGCATCGAGGCACACTTCGGGATCACCGGCGGGCACATCCACCACGTCGACAACACCGTCTCGTTCACCGACCGGATGCCGTACGCGACCGGCGTCGACGGGCTCTACGCCGGCAGTGCGGGCTGCCACCCCGCCGGCAGTGTGATCGGTGCCGCCGGGCACAACGCGGCCCGGCGCATCCTCACCGACCTCGGTCGGGTCGGCCCGGCCGCCTGA
- a CDS encoding Rieske 2Fe-2S domain-containing protein yields MRLTGTGHASMRIDTGAGSILCDPWVNPAYFASWFPFPDNSQLDWETLGDVDYLYVSHLHRDHFDAAHLKRFISKKATVLLPEYPTSELEDELRELGFTSFLRTRSDEVVELDGGLKVMIQALTSPTDGPIGDSSLWVEYDGVRLLNQNDARPTDLGVFAELGHVHAHLLQFSGAIWYPMVYELPSAAKTAFGKQKRDRQMDRTIRYIDDLKASWVFPIAGPPCFLDDELWQFNDIHGDEGNIFPDQQVFLDHYNSLGYDNGVILLPGSVSEIGTESVHTTHPVPDVREFFEQKEEHLREYQKRARPVIEAAKASWRHPEIDVLAEMKRRIEPLLDESIYLAKGVGGPVRFDLVGYDGETVESILVDFPGKEVRPYADEKVRYRFRTERALVEHLLHIEEVDWVNSLFLSCRFSAARIGQYNEFVYAFFKCLSEERLQYAEGWYDEHERATDAEDITLGDWVVQRRCPHLKADLTRFGIVEENQLTCQLHGWRFDLASGRCLTSVGHSIRAHRVGEAPAPAAESETAG; encoded by the coding sequence GTGCGTTTGACCGGTACGGGGCACGCGAGCATGCGGATCGACACCGGTGCGGGCAGCATCCTGTGCGACCCGTGGGTCAACCCGGCCTACTTCGCCTCATGGTTCCCTTTCCCGGACAATTCACAGCTCGACTGGGAGACGCTCGGCGACGTCGACTACCTCTACGTCTCCCACCTGCACCGGGACCACTTCGACGCGGCGCACCTCAAGCGCTTCATCTCGAAGAAGGCGACCGTGCTGCTGCCGGAGTACCCGACCTCGGAGCTGGAGGACGAGCTGCGGGAACTCGGCTTCACCAGCTTCCTGCGGACCAGGAGTGACGAGGTCGTCGAGCTGGACGGCGGCCTCAAGGTGATGATCCAGGCGCTGACCAGTCCCACCGACGGCCCGATCGGCGACTCCTCGCTCTGGGTGGAGTACGACGGCGTACGGCTGCTGAACCAGAACGACGCCCGCCCGACCGATCTCGGCGTCTTCGCCGAGCTGGGGCACGTGCACGCGCACCTGCTCCAGTTCTCCGGCGCGATCTGGTACCCGATGGTCTACGAGCTGCCCAGCGCGGCGAAGACCGCGTTCGGCAAGCAGAAGCGGGACCGGCAGATGGACCGGACGATCCGCTACATCGACGACCTCAAGGCGTCCTGGGTCTTCCCGATCGCCGGCCCGCCCTGCTTCCTCGACGACGAGCTGTGGCAGTTCAACGACATCCACGGCGACGAGGGGAACATCTTCCCCGACCAGCAGGTCTTCCTCGACCACTACAACAGCCTCGGCTACGACAACGGGGTGATCCTGCTCCCCGGCAGCGTCTCCGAGATCGGCACGGAGAGCGTGCACACCACCCACCCGGTGCCGGACGTGCGGGAGTTCTTCGAGCAGAAGGAAGAGCACCTGCGGGAGTACCAGAAGCGGGCGCGGCCGGTGATCGAGGCGGCGAAGGCGTCCTGGCGGCACCCGGAGATCGACGTACTGGCCGAGATGAAGCGCCGGATCGAGCCGCTGCTCGACGAGTCGATCTATCTCGCCAAGGGCGTCGGCGGGCCGGTCCGGTTCGACCTGGTCGGCTACGACGGGGAGACCGTCGAATCCATCCTGGTGGACTTCCCGGGCAAGGAGGTCCGGCCGTACGCGGACGAGAAGGTCCGCTACCGGTTCCGTACCGAGCGGGCGCTGGTCGAGCACCTGCTGCACATCGAGGAGGTGGACTGGGTCAACTCCCTCTTCCTCTCCTGCCGCTTCTCGGCGGCCCGGATCGGCCAGTACAACGAGTTCGTCTACGCCTTCTTCAAGTGCCTCTCCGAGGAGCGCCTCCAGTACGCCGAGGGCTGGTACGACGAGCACGAGCGGGCCACCGACGCCGAGGACATCACCCTCGGCGACTGGGTGGTGCAGCGGCGCTGCCCGCACCTGAAGGCGGATCTGACCCGGTTCGGCATCGTCGAGGAGAACCAGCTCACCTGCCAGTTGCACGGCTGGCGCTTCGACCTGGCCAGCGGGCGCTGCCTGACCAGCGTCGGGCACTCGATCCGGGCGCACCGGGTCGGCGAGGCCCCGGCGCCCGCCGCCGAGTCCGAGACCGCCGGCTGA
- a CDS encoding DivIVA domain-containing protein, translating into MASQGQRFRRKALRRGYKVDEVDTFLDRVEATLAGEPLGAPVASQEVHDVVFRVRFGGYDEWQVDLHLDRVERQIAELEERGGGRGGDPRLSDRGAPDRMGPPDRMGPPDRLGPPDRMGPPDRMGPPDRMGPPMRDDRGLPPGQLPGRPMPAQAGPPNDPYGQYDEPTGTFGGGFGGQRGGFDPQRGGMEPQRGGFDPQRGGFEPQRGGFDPQRGGMEPQRGGFEPQRGGFDPQRGGFEPQRGGFDPQRGGMEPQRGGFDPQRGGFDPQRGPGAPLPPRTPSGPGGPPGGFGANERFDGFDAGRPSRADMTAEIRMPDRDPRGSGRGMGDALPPMPAPAGGPPMGGPPMGGPPPGGPGLGGPPLMGPPGSDMARIDHIRRSFQVRRFGSGYDPDQVDRLFEGILGSMAGRGPMPVNPSDLDTTRFGLVPGGYFEAEVDAALKEVKDLLLGQ; encoded by the coding sequence GTGGCGAGTCAGGGTCAGCGTTTCCGGCGCAAGGCGCTCCGGCGGGGCTACAAGGTCGATGAGGTGGACACGTTCCTGGATCGTGTCGAGGCCACGCTCGCCGGTGAGCCGCTGGGCGCGCCCGTCGCCTCCCAGGAAGTGCACGACGTCGTCTTCCGGGTGCGCTTCGGCGGGTACGACGAGTGGCAGGTGGACCTGCACCTCGACCGGGTGGAGCGGCAGATCGCCGAGCTGGAGGAACGCGGCGGCGGTCGGGGCGGGGACCCGAGGCTGTCCGACCGGGGTGCGCCGGACCGGATGGGCCCGCCCGACCGGATGGGCCCGCCGGATCGGCTCGGCCCACCGGACCGGATGGGACCCCCCGACCGGATGGGGCCGCCGGACCGGATGGGGCCGCCGATGCGGGACGACCGGGGCCTTCCGCCCGGCCAGCTTCCCGGGCGGCCGATGCCGGCCCAGGCCGGTCCGCCCAACGACCCCTACGGCCAGTACGACGAGCCCACCGGCACCTTCGGCGGCGGCTTCGGCGGCCAGCGTGGCGGCTTCGATCCGCAGCGGGGTGGGATGGAGCCGCAGCGGGGTGGCTTCGACCCGCAGCGGGGCGGTTTCGAGCCCCAGCGTGGTGGCTTCGACCCGCAGCGGGGTGGGATGGAGCCGCAGCGGGGTGGCTTCGAGCCTCAGCGCGGCGGGTTCGACCCGCAGCGGGGCGGTTTCGAGCCTCAGCGCGGTGGCTTCGACCCGCAGCGGGGTGGGATGGAGCCGCAGCGGGGTGGCTTCGATCCGCAGCGGGGCGGGTTCGACCCGCAGCGCGGGCCGGGGGCACCACTTCCGCCGCGTACGCCCAGCGGTCCGGGCGGTCCGCCCGGAGGATTCGGGGCGAACGAGCGCTTCGACGGGTTCGACGCGGGCCGGCCCAGCCGGGCGGACATGACGGCCGAGATCCGGATGCCGGACCGCGACCCTCGCGGCTCCGGACGCGGTATGGGCGACGCCCTGCCGCCGATGCCCGCCCCGGCCGGCGGACCGCCGATGGGTGGACCGCCGATGGGGGGCCCACCGCCCGGCGGCCCGGGGCTCGGCGGTCCGCCGTTGATGGGGCCGCCCGGTAGCGACATGGCCCGGATCGACCACATCCGGCGCTCGTTCCAGGTCCGCCGGTTCGGCAGCGGCTACGACCCGGACCAGGTCGACCGGTTGTTCGAGGGAATCCTCGGCAGCATGGCGGGGCGGGGCCCGATGCCGGTCAATCCGTCCGACCTCGACACCACCCGGTTCGGACTTGTCCCCGGCGGCTACTTCGAGGCCGAGGTCGACGCCGCGCTCAAGGAGGTCAAGGACCTGCTGCTCGGCCAGTGA